CGTCTCAGTTGAAACAGGGAGGCCGCCGCCGCGCTAAACAGCACTATCAAGGCGGCAACGAGGACGGCGAGCACTGTTAGAGCAGCTTCAACGCCCAATACAGGTGCGAAGCCATGGGCAAGCTCTTCCGCCGCCAGACACATCCAGAGTGGATGCGCTATCCCGACTGCGAACGACGCGGCAAGCCACAAGCAGACCGCCAGCGCGGCCGCGCGAATGCTCATGCCGTTCGCACCGCCGGCCGAATCGTGCTTACGTTTGTTCCCTCAGCACCTTCGTCCCGCGTCACCTCAACGCGAGCATTCGCACCGAGATCGATGCCGAGTTCCTTTGCCGGGTCCGGTTCGGCAGGATGCTCCGCCACGACGTTCGGAATCACCATGGTCAACGTGCCGTCAACCCGTGCCCCCTCGGCCATAGCGAGCGTGCTGTACCGAATGTCGCCCCGTACGCTGGCCCCTTCGGTGAGGATCACTCGCTCTGCTTCGATGTCACCTTCCACCTGGCAGCCGATGATGGCGGCCTTTCCGCTGATATTTCCGTGCACGCTCGACGTGTGGGTCAGGATGACCTGATGGTCGCCCCTCACCGTAATGTTGCCGCGGACGGGCCCCTGGAACACGACGTTCTCGCCAATCTCGATCTCGCCAACAACCGTCATGGAGGGGGGGATCAGCGTATGGACTACCTCGGTTCCGTTCACGCCGGGAACCTTCACCTTGGTAGGAATGGCTGGAATGAGGGACTTGCCGGCCTCAGATTGAGGTGCATGCGGCGCCGGAGTCAACGCAGTGCGTACTTGAGATGACTCTGCATCCTGGACCGACTTCATCGGCAAAGCTATGGGCCTTTTCCGTACGAAGCCGGCAGATATGAGAATGCGCGTGAGGAGTGGGGGATTGCTTTGCATACTCATCTCAGTTCGGCACGTTGACGATGCGCTTGTCCGTAACGACCGTGCGCGTTTGAGGATCCACAGCGACGAGTAGTTCGCCGCTAGGAAGGTGCGCGCCGACCGTGTGCCGCGTGCCCGCGAT
This Cupriavidus nantongensis DNA region includes the following protein-coding sequences:
- a CDS encoding bactofilin family protein, translated to MQSNPPLLTRILISAGFVRKRPIALPMKSVQDAESSQVRTALTPAPHAPQSEAGKSLIPAIPTKVKVPGVNGTEVVHTLIPPSMTVVGEIEIGENVVFQGPVRGNITVRGDHQVILTHTSSVHGNISGKAAIIGCQVEGDIEAERVILTEGASVRGDIRYSTLAMAEGARVDGTLTMVIPNVVAEHPAEPDPAKELGIDLGANARVEVTRDEGAEGTNVSTIRPAVRTA